DNA from Bacteroidales bacterium:
GTGGAGCGCATGGCTTCAGACCTCGGCTGCTCGGTGAACGACCTCATTGGTAATGAAAAGCTCCGGGCCACCATCAAACCCGAAAAATACATTACCGACAAAGCCGGCCTGCCTACCCTGAACGACATCCTTCAGGAACTGGCCAAACCCGGCCGCGACCCCAGAAAGGAAATCAAGGTGTTCGAATTTGCCCCGGGCATCTTCAGCATCAATGACCTGAAACCCGGAATGGTGCTTCCGGGCATTGTGACCAACATCACCAACTTCGGCGTTTTTGTTGATGTAGGGGTGAAACAGGACGGGCTGGTTCATATTTCCCAACTCGCTGACCGTTTTGTATCCAACCCCCTCGATGTGGTCAAACTGCACCAGCATGTGATGGTCAGGGTACTGGATGTGGATATACCGCGGAAACGCATTCAGCTCTCTCTTAAGGATACGGCCCAAAAGTAGCCGGGAAACTTCCCTTTTGCTCATCAAAAAAGCAAGATTCCGTTGCCGGATGCATCCGGCATTTTGTTTTTTCACTAACTTTAAAACCTGTTTCAACCAAAAACCAACCGCCTATGAAACTTACGCGACGTACTTTTGTTCAGAAATCGGCTGCCGCTGCAGCAGGATTGTCTGTATTACCGCTGTCGGGATGGACCGGCAGGGCTGCCCCTTCCGACACACTGCGGGTAGGCCTTATCGGATGCCGAAACATGGGTTTTGGCATTCTGGAGCACCACCTGAAAAATAAAGATGTTGTATGCACCGCCCTGTGCGATGTTGACGAAAATGTACTGAACGACAAAGCGGCCGCGGTGGAAAAGAACTTCGGCCAGAAGCCAAAGCTGTACCGTGACTTCCGCAAACTGCTCGAGCAGAAAGATATTGACGCGGTCATTATCGGTACCCCCGACCACTGGCATTGCCTGCAGACGGTCTATGCCCTTCAGGCCGGCAAGGACGTGTACGTGGAAAAACCCATGGCCAACAGCATTGAAGAATGCAACATCATGGTGCGGGCAGCCAGGCGCTACAACCGGATTGTGCAGGTAGGCCAGCAGCAACGGAGCGGATTTGTTTTCAACAAGGCCATGGAGCTCATCAAAACCGGCAAAATAGGCAAGCTGCGCAAGGTGAATATCTGGGCCAATTTTGCCTACGGAGTAGGGCCGGTGATTGTGCCCGATGAA
Protein-coding regions in this window:
- a CDS encoding S1 RNA-binding domain-containing protein, translating into GPFKSRQELKKVPRLGEKAFEQCAGFLRIADAANPLDNTAVHPESYPIVERMASDLGCSVNDLIGNEKLRATIKPEKYITDKAGLPTLNDILQELAKPGRDPRKEIKVFEFAPGIFSINDLKPGMVLPGIVTNITNFGVFVDVGVKQDGLVHISQLADRFVSNPLDVVKLHQHVMVRVLDVDIPRKRIQLSLKDTAQK